A stretch of DNA from Roseovarius sp. W115:
TTATTATGCGATTCATCGCCATTTCGACGCTTTGCGCATCCTTGATGTGCGCAACCCCCGGATTTGCGGCTGATCCAGAGCCCTATCCCACATTTACATTTAAAAGAGAGAAAGCGCCTGCGCCTGGACAAACTCGGAAAATCACCGTGCAAGTCGATCCTGATGCTTATTTCGCGTATCTAAATCCCGAGCCCAAGCCTGAGACGTCAAAGAGGGAAGGTGAGAAAGCCGCTTTGCCATCGGTGCCTGTAACCAAGGCTGCTTATGACTGGTTCTGGACAAAGGTGCCCCCGGGTCAGGACGAAGAAGCCACAAAGCGCCTGCGCACGGCTTTGAACACCCTCGCAGATGGGCCGGATGGGCAGACCGTCAAAGGGCCAAGATTGCAGCACCTTCAAAAGATCGCTCAGGTTGAGGGCGCTAATATTCTGAAAGCTACGATTGGCACGGACGTTTCGCCTGCGCTCGTCTTGGCGGTGATCGCAGTGGAATCCGGTGGCAAGGTTCAGGCTGAAAGCCATGCGGGAGCGCAAGGCGTCATGCAACTCATGCCCGCAACCGCCGAACGCTTTGGCGTAGCCGACAGTTTTGTCAGTGCAGATAATATTAAAGGTGGTGTGGCCTACCTTGACTGGCTGCTCAAAGAGTTCGACGGCGATGCCGTTCTGGCCCTGGCTGGATATAATGCTGGAGAAAACGCCGTCAAAAAGCACGAGGGCGTGCCGCCCTTCGCGGAGACCCGTGACTATGTCCCCAAAGTGCTTGCGGCTTTTCAGGTGGCGCGGGGATTGTGTAAAACGCAGCCCGAGCTGGTGACAGACGCGTGTGCGCTGACGATCGCTTCAAACTAAAGCGTGTCGCCACGAGCTTGGCCGCCCAGCTATAAAGAATGTACTTAGCTCGCTTTCTTGCGCGCGCGGCCTTTGCCCTTCTTGGCGGCTTTTTCCGCAACGAGAGCCACAGCCATCTCAAGCGTCACATCCCCAGGTTCTACATCCTTGGGCAATGTCGCGTTGATCTTGTTCCATTTAACGTATGGCCCATAACGGCCATCCATGACGTTTACTGGCCCCCCTTCATCAGGATGCTCGCCCAATTCTTTCAAAGGAGCGACAGCCGCCCCGCGGCCCTTGCCTCGGCTCGCGGCTTTCTTGGCCA
This window harbors:
- a CDS encoding lytic transglycosylase domain-containing protein, giving the protein MQVDPDAYFAYLNPEPKPETSKREGEKAALPSVPVTKAAYDWFWTKVPPGQDEEATKRLRTALNTLADGPDGQTVKGPRLQHLQKIAQVEGANILKATIGTDVSPALVLAVIAVESGGKVQAESHAGAQGVMQLMPATAERFGVADSFVSADNIKGGVAYLDWLLKEFDGDAVLALAGYNAGENAVKKHEGVPPFAETRDYVPKVLAAFQVARGLCKTQPELVTDACALTIASN